DNA sequence from the Gemmatimonadales bacterium genome:
GCTGGCGGGCGTGGACCTGGGCAGCGGCTACTGGAAGATGTTCACGATCGTGATCCAGCTCGGCGCGATCGCGACCCTGCCGATCTACTTCCGGGCGCGGATCGCCGCGTTCCTCGCCAGCTTCGTCGCGGCAGGCCGCACGGGCGGCCAGGCGGCTCCGGCGGCTGCGGCGCGCCAGGCCGGCGGCGGCCCCGGCCGGGTCGGCGAGGCCGCCTCGGCGGCGGCTCCCGTCGGTCGTGGCGCGCTCCTGCGCCACCCGCTGACGCTCACCCTGCTCGCGTTCGTCTGCACGGCCGTCCCGTCGCTCATGGCCGTGAAGCTCATCGGCAAGAACCTCGAGAGCCTGTTCGTGATGGCGGGCGCGCTCGTGATCGGCGGCGTGGTGATGTGGGTGGTGGACGCGCTGTACGCGCGGCGCGCGCTCCGCACCCGCACCGAGCGGATGGAGGACATGAGCGTGGCGCAGGCGGCGTGGGTCGGGCTGTGCCAGAACTTCTCGGCCGTCTTCCCCGGCGTGTCGCGCTCGATGTCCACCATCGCGGCGGGCCAGCTCGCCGGGATGACGCGGGCGGCGGCGCTCGAGTTCTCGTTCTTCCTCTCGATGCCGA
Encoded proteins:
- a CDS encoding undecaprenyl-diphosphate phosphatase; translated protein: MNDYLLSLALGIVEGVTEFLPVSSTAHLRIAEALAGVDLGSGYWKMFTIVIQLGAIATLPIYFRARIAAFLASFVAAGRTGGQAAPAAAARQAGGGPGRVGEAASAAAPVGRGALLRHPLTLTLLAFVCTAVPSLMAVKLIGKNLESLFVMAGALVIGGVVMWVVDALYARRALRTRTERMEDMSVAQAAWVGLCQNFSAVFPGVSRSMSTIAAGQLAGMTRAAALEFSFFLSMPTMVAATGYDLVKALRGGGAGALGAVRMDAHAWLLLAIGFVVSFVVAYAVVAWFMGWVRSRGFVPFAVYRIAAGAAVLAWALGAFGGGPR